In the genome of Chryseobacterium oryzae, one region contains:
- the rplW gene encoding 50S ribosomal protein L23, translating to MSIIIKPVISEKANYLTDLRGSYSFLVDTKANKIQIKKAVEAAYGVKVADVNTMIYAPKVSSKYTKKGLQVGKTNKLKKAVIKLAEGEVIDIFAVN from the coding sequence ATGTCTATTATTATTAAACCAGTTATTTCAGAAAAGGCTAATTACCTTACAGATTTAAGAGGTTCTTATTCTTTCTTAGTAGATACTAAGGCGAATAAAATCCAGATTAAAAAAGCTGTTGAAGCGGCTTACGGTGTAAAAGTAGCAGACGTTAACACAATGATTTATGCTCCGAAGGTTTCTTCAAAGTACACTAAAAAAGGTCTTCAAGTAGGAAAGACAAACAAATTGAAAAAAGCGGTAATCAAACTTGCTGAAGGTGAGGTTATCGATATTTTTGCTGTAAATTAA
- the rplE gene encoding 50S ribosomal protein L5 → MEYIARPKKAYKETIVPAMMEEFGYKSVMQVPKLEKIILSQGLGDATADKKIIDYAVEELSNITGQKAVGTISKKDEAAFKLRKGMPVGAKVTLRANKMYEFLDRLTSSALPRIRDFSGIKAEGFDGRGNYNLGITEQIIFPEIVIDKVKKIQGMDITFVTTAKTDKEAKALLTHFGLPFKKN, encoded by the coding sequence ATGGAATATATAGCAAGACCCAAAAAAGCATATAAAGAAACGATTGTTCCTGCAATGATGGAAGAATTCGGATATAAATCGGTAATGCAAGTACCTAAATTAGAGAAAATTATTTTATCTCAAGGTTTAGGAGATGCTACTGCAGATAAAAAAATTATCGATTATGCTGTAGAAGAACTTTCAAATATCACTGGTCAAAAGGCTGTTGGTACAATCTCTAAAAAAGACGAAGCTGCTTTCAAATTAAGAAAAGGTATGCCTGTTGGAGCTAAGGTTACACTTAGAGCTAACAAAATGTACGAATTCTTAGATAGATTAACTTCTTCTGCTTTGCCACGTATTAGAGATTTCTCTGGTATTAAAGCTGAAGGTTTCGACGGTAGAGGTAACTATAACTTAGGTATTACTGAGCAAATTATCTTCCCTGAAATCGTAATCGATAAAGTGAAAAAAATCCAAGGGATGGATATCACTTTCGTTACTACAGCAAAAACAGATAAAGAAGCTAAAGCAT
- the rplP gene encoding 50S ribosomal protein L16, producing MLQPKRTKFRKVHKMKMKGDAQRGSQLAYGTFGIKALEGAWITARQIEAARIAATRYMKREGQLWIKIFPDKPITKKPAEVRMGKGKGAVEYWVAVVKPGRIMFEVGGVPYEVAKEALRLAAQKLPVVTKFVVANDFVKPL from the coding sequence ATGTTACAACCAAAAAGAACCAAGTTCCGTAAGGTTCATAAAATGAAGATGAAAGGAGACGCACAGAGAGGATCTCAGTTAGCGTACGGAACTTTCGGAATCAAAGCATTAGAAGGAGCTTGGATTACAGCAAGACAAATTGAAGCAGCTCGTATCGCTGCGACAAGATATATGAAGAGAGAAGGTCAGCTATGGATTAAAATCTTCCCAGATAAGCCAATTACCAAGAAACCAGCCGAAGTACGTATGGGTAAAGGTAAAGGTGCTGTGGAATATTGGGTAGCTGTAGTAAAACCAGGTAGAATTATGTTTGAAGTAGGTGGAGTACCTTACGAAGTTGCGAAAGAAGCTCTTAGACTTGCCGCTCAAAAACTACCTGTAGTGACCAAATTTGTAGTTGCTAACGATTTTGTTAAACCTCTTTAA
- the rplN gene encoding 50S ribosomal protein L14, whose translation MLQTESRLKVADNTGAKEVLVIRVLGGTRRRYASVGDKIVVTIKDSTPSGNAKKGQVSKAVVVRTKKAVRRKDGSYIKFEDNACVLLNAAGEMRGTRVFGPVARELRDKEYMKIISLAPEVL comes from the coding sequence ATGTTACAAACAGAATCAAGATTAAAAGTTGCTGATAACACAGGTGCTAAAGAAGTATTGGTTATCAGAGTTCTGGGAGGAACCAGAAGAAGATATGCTTCAGTTGGTGATAAAATCGTTGTTACTATCAAAGATTCTACACCATCAGGAAACGCTAAGAAAGGTCAGGTATCTAAAGCTGTAGTAGTAAGAACTAAAAAAGCAGTAAGAAGAAAAGATGGTTCATACATCAAATTCGAAGACAATGCTTGTGTATTGCTAAACGCAGCAGGAGAAATGAGAGGAACTCGTGTTTTCGGACCGGTTGCCCGTGAGTTGAGAGACAAAGAATATATGAAAATCATTTCATTAGCTCCTGAAGTACTTTAA
- the rpsC gene encoding 30S ribosomal protein S3: MGQKTNPIGNRLGIIRGWDSNWFGGNDYGDRIAEDYKIRRYLEARLSKGGISRIFIERTLKLVTVTITTARPGLIIGKGGQEVDKLKEELKKLTKKDIQINIFEIKRPELDAVLVADSIAKQIENRISYRRAVKMAIASTMRMGAEGIKVQISGRLNGAEMARSESFKDGRIPLSTFRADIDYHIGEALTQYGKLGVKVWIMKGEVYGKRELSPLVGQQKKAPAGGRGERNDRGGDRKPRRNNNNNNN, translated from the coding sequence ATGGGACAGAAGACAAATCCAATTGGTAACAGATTAGGTATCATCAGAGGATGGGATTCTAACTGGTTTGGCGGAAACGATTATGGAGACAGAATCGCAGAAGACTATAAAATCAGAAGATACCTTGAAGCAAGATTATCTAAAGGTGGTATTTCAAGAATTTTTATTGAAAGAACATTAAAATTAGTAACCGTTACAATTACTACTGCAAGACCAGGATTAATTATCGGTAAAGGTGGTCAGGAAGTTGATAAATTGAAAGAAGAGTTGAAAAAATTGACTAAAAAGGATATTCAAATCAACATTTTCGAAATCAAAAGACCTGAACTTGATGCAGTATTAGTTGCAGACAGCATTGCTAAACAAATCGAGAACCGTATCTCTTACAGAAGAGCTGTGAAAATGGCAATTGCTTCTACAATGAGAATGGGAGCTGAAGGAATCAAAGTTCAAATCTCTGGTAGATTGAACGGAGCTGAAATGGCAAGATCAGAATCTTTCAAAGACGGAAGAATTCCATTGTCGACTTTCAGAGCAGATATCGACTATCATATCGGTGAAGCTTTAACTCAGTACGGAAAGCTAGGTGTAAAAGTTTGGATTATGAAAGGTGAAGTTTACGGTAAAAGAGAACTTTCCCCACTAGTAGGACAACAGAAAAAAGCACCAGCAGGAGGTAGAGGAGAAAGAAACGATAGAGGTGGAGATAGAAAGCCAAGAAGAAACAATAATAACAATAATAATTAA
- the rpmC gene encoding 50S ribosomal protein L29: MKKAEIKNLSAGDLQNKLAEAKAEFTKMKLAHKISPLENPIQIRDLRKTIARLNTELTNKQ; the protein is encoded by the coding sequence ATGAAAAAAGCTGAAATTAAAAATCTAAGCGCGGGAGATCTTCAAAATAAACTGGCTGAAGCTAAAGCTGAATTTACAAAAATGAAATTAGCTCACAAAATCAGTCCGCTTGAAAACCCGATCCAAATCAGAGATTTGAGAAAAACAATCGCAAGATTAAACACTGAGTTAACTAACAAACAATAA
- the rplV gene encoding 50S ribosomal protein L22: protein MGSRKRESALARKLTNQDVAKALHNDCPSSPRKMRLVADIIRGVEVEKALSILKYSKKDASNKLEKVLLSAMANWQTKNEGADIEEANLIVKEIFVDSARQLKRLRPAPQGRGYRIRKRSNHITLILGTKEN from the coding sequence ATGGGATCAAGAAAAAGAGAAAGTGCTTTAGCACGTAAATTAACGAATCAGGATGTAGCGAAAGCGTTACACAACGATTGCCCGTCTTCTCCTAGAAAAATGAGATTGGTAGCTGATATCATCAGAGGAGTTGAAGTAGAAAAAGCTTTAAGCATTCTAAAATATTCTAAAAAAGATGCGTCAAACAAATTGGAGAAAGTATTACTTTCTGCAATGGCAAACTGGCAAACTAAAAACGAAGGTGCTGATATTGAAGAGGCAAACCTTATCGTTAAAGAAATTTTTGTAGACAGTGCAAGACAATTGAAGAGACTAAGACCAGCTCCACAAGGTAGAGGGTACAGAATCAGAAAAAGATCAAACCACATTACGCTAATCTTAGGTACAAAAGAAAATTAA
- the rpsQ gene encoding 30S ribosomal protein S17: protein MDRNLRKERIGVVSSNKMEKTIVVSETTRVKHPMYGKFVLKTKKYTAHDENNECAEGDTVLIQETRPLSKNKRWRLVRIIEKAK from the coding sequence ATGGATAGAAATTTAAGAAAAGAAAGAATCGGAGTGGTTTCCAGCAATAAAATGGAAAAAACTATTGTTGTTAGCGAAACTACGAGAGTAAAGCACCCGATGTACGGTAAATTCGTTTTGAAAACGAAAAAATATACTGCACACGACGAAAACAACGAATGCGCAGAAGGAGATACAGTTTTGATCCAAGAAACTAGACCTTTGAGCAAGAACAAAAGATGGAGATTAGTAAGAATCATTGAAAAAGCTAAGTAA
- the rplX gene encoding 50S ribosomal protein L24, with the protein MSKLKIKRGDNVIVTTGKKGLKGGTGEVIEVIKKEGRDPRVIVAGLNIVKKHVKPSASNPQGGITEKEASIHISNVALVGKDGKAIKVGFKIEGDKKVRINKKTGETL; encoded by the coding sequence ATGTCAAAGTTAAAAATAAAAAGAGGAGATAACGTAATCGTAACTACCGGTAAGAAAGGTCTTAAAGGTGGTACAGGTGAAGTTATTGAAGTGATCAAAAAAGAAGGAAGAGACCCTAGAGTTATCGTTGCAGGACTTAACATCGTTAAAAAACACGTTAAGCCTTCAGCTTCTAATCCTCAAGGAGGAATCACTGAGAAAGAAGCTTCTATTCATATCTCAAACGTAGCTTTAGTTGGTAAAGACGGAAAAGCTATCAAAGTAGGTTTCAAAATCGAAGGAGATAAGAAAGTAAGAATCAACAAAAAAACGGGTGAAACTTTATAA
- the rpsS gene encoding 30S ribosomal protein S19 → MARSLKKGPFIHHTLDKKVQANIESGKKTVIKTWSRASMISPDFVGQTIAVHNGKSFIPVYVTENMVGHKLGEFSPTRSFRGHGGNKNKGSR, encoded by the coding sequence ATGGCAAGATCACTTAAAAAAGGACCATTCATTCATCATACTTTAGATAAGAAGGTTCAGGCAAATATTGAGTCTGGTAAAAAGACTGTTATTAAAACTTGGTCTAGAGCATCAATGATTTCTCCGGACTTCGTAGGACAAACTATTGCTGTACACAACGGGAAATCTTTTATCCCCGTATATGTTACAGAAAACATGGTAGGTCACAAGTTAGGCGAATTTTCTCCAACAAGATCTTTCAGAGGTCATGGTGGTAACAAAAACAAAGGAAGCAGATAA
- the rplB gene encoding 50S ribosomal protein L2 — MSVRKLKPITPGQRFRIVNNFEEITTNKPEKSLTVGIKKSGGRNQTGKMTMRYTGGGHKKKYRIIDFKRNKANVEATVKSVEYDPNRTAFIALLEYADGEKRYIIAPNGIKVDQKVVSGESVEPNVGNAMKLKNIPLGTVISCVEMKPGQGAILARSAGSSAQLTSRDGKYAIIKLPSGESRMILTECMAMIGSVSNSDHQLTVSGKAGRSRWLGRRPRTRAVVMNPVDHPMGGGEGRSSGGHPRSRNGKPSKGYKTRKKNKVSNRYIVSKRK; from the coding sequence ATGTCTGTTAGAAAATTAAAACCTATCACCCCGGGACAGAGATTCAGAATTGTAAACAATTTTGAGGAAATTACTACCAACAAACCAGAGAAATCTCTAACAGTTGGTATTAAAAAGTCAGGTGGACGTAACCAAACAGGTAAAATGACCATGCGTTACACCGGAGGTGGACACAAAAAGAAATACAGAATTATCGACTTCAAAAGAAACAAAGCAAACGTTGAAGCAACTGTAAAATCTGTAGAATACGATCCAAACAGAACTGCATTTATCGCTTTATTAGAGTACGCAGACGGAGAGAAGAGATACATCATCGCTCCAAACGGTATTAAAGTAGATCAGAAAGTAGTTTCAGGTGAAAGCGTAGAACCAAACGTAGGTAACGCAATGAAATTGAAAAACATTCCATTGGGTACTGTAATTTCTTGTGTTGAAATGAAACCTGGACAAGGTGCTATTTTAGCAAGAAGTGCGGGTTCTTCAGCTCAACTTACTTCAAGAGACGGAAAATATGCAATCATTAAATTGCCTTCAGGAGAATCTAGAATGATCCTTACTGAATGTATGGCTATGATTGGATCTGTTTCTAACTCAGATCACCAATTAACGGTATCAGGTAAGGCTGGTAGAAGTAGATGGTTAGGTAGAAGACCTAGAACAAGAGCAGTTGTAATGAACCCTGTAGATCACCCAATGGGAGGTGGTGAAGGACGTTCTTCTGGAGGTCACCCAAGATCTAGAAACGGTAAACCATCTAAAGGTTACAAAACTAGAAAGAAAAACAAAGTGTCTAACCGTTACATCGTATCTAAAAGAAAATAA